From the genome of Desulfovibrio gilichinskyi, one region includes:
- a CDS encoding HU family DNA-binding protein: MSKTVLVKKFRDKLDMSAKDASAAIDGVLGAIEEGLKEEGNVTLTGFGTFKTVERSARTGRNPQTGQAIEIPASRGVKFAPGKFLKDAVK; this comes from the coding sequence ATGAGTAAGACTGTTCTTGTTAAGAAGTTCCGGGATAAATTAGACATGAGTGCAAAAGACGCTTCTGCTGCAATCGACGGCGTTCTCGGCGCTATTGAAGAAGGCCTTAAAGAAGAAGGTAATGTAACTCTCACAGGATTCGGTACATTTAAGACCGTTGAGCGTTCAGCCCGTACAGGCCGCAATCCTCAGACTGGACAGGCCATTGAAATCCCCGCTTCACGCGGAGTAAAATTTGCTCCCGGAAAATTTCTTAAGGATGCAGTTAAATAA
- the groL gene encoding chaperonin GroEL (60 kDa chaperone family; promotes refolding of misfolded polypeptides especially under stressful conditions; forms two stacked rings of heptamers to form a barrel-shaped 14mer; ends can be capped by GroES; misfolded proteins enter the barrel where they are refolded when GroES binds) has product MAKAIEFNVKAREHLKIGVDTLADAVKVTLGPCGRNVVIEQSWGAPIITKDGVTVAKAIDLEDKFQNMGAQMVKEVASKTNDIAGDGTTTATVLAQSIFAEGVKLVAAGRNPMSIKRGIDSAVSAIVEELNKLAKPTRDKSEIAQVGTISANSDSSIGEILAEAMDRVGKEGVITVEEAKSMKTELEVVEGMQFDRGYLSPYFATDTDKMICEFEDPMILLCEKKVSSMKDLLPILEQVLKMSRPLLIIAEDIDGEALATLVVNRLRANLQVCAIKAPGFGDRRKEMLQDIAVLTGAQVVSADVGLSLDAMTIDGLGTAKRVKIDKETTTIVDGAGSVEDIKTRVRRIEAQANDSTSDYDREKLQERLAKLVGGVAVIKVGAATEIEMKEKKARVEDALNATRAAVEEGIVAGGGTALVRCAKVLDDLKSGNDDEHAGIGIIRRAVQQPLRMIAENAGYEGSIVVEKVAEGKDGFGFNAATGVYEDLIKAGVIDPKKVTRIALQNAASVSSLLLTTECSISDAVEDEE; this is encoded by the coding sequence ATGGCTAAAGCTATTGAATTTAATGTAAAAGCACGTGAACACCTCAAAATCGGCGTAGATACTCTCGCTGACGCTGTAAAAGTAACTCTCGGACCTTGTGGTCGTAATGTTGTAATTGAGCAGTCTTGGGGCGCACCGATCATCACTAAAGACGGTGTTACAGTTGCTAAAGCAATCGACTTGGAAGATAAGTTCCAGAACATGGGCGCACAGATGGTTAAAGAAGTTGCTTCTAAAACCAACGACATCGCCGGTGACGGAACAACTACAGCAACAGTTCTTGCTCAGTCTATTTTTGCTGAAGGTGTAAAACTCGTTGCTGCCGGACGTAACCCAATGTCCATCAAACGCGGAATTGACAGTGCGGTTTCAGCTATTGTTGAAGAACTCAACAAGCTTGCAAAACCGACTCGTGATAAATCTGAAATCGCTCAGGTCGGAACAATTTCCGCTAACAGCGATTCCTCTATCGGTGAAATCCTTGCTGAAGCAATGGACAGAGTCGGTAAAGAAGGCGTTATCACTGTTGAAGAAGCTAAATCCATGAAGACCGAACTGGAAGTTGTAGAAGGCATGCAGTTCGACCGCGGATATCTTTCCCCTTACTTCGCAACCGACACAGACAAAATGATCTGCGAATTTGAAGATCCTATGATCCTTCTTTGCGAAAAGAAAGTATCAAGCATGAAAGATCTTCTGCCCATTCTTGAGCAGGTTCTCAAAATGTCCCGTCCTCTGCTTATCATTGCAGAAGATATCGACGGTGAAGCTCTTGCAACTCTCGTAGTTAACAGACTCCGCGCCAACCTTCAGGTTTGTGCTATCAAAGCTCCAGGCTTTGGTGATCGCCGCAAAGAAATGCTTCAGGACATCGCAGTTCTGACCGGAGCTCAGGTTGTTTCTGCAGACGTAGGCTTGTCCCTTGACGCTATGACTATCGACGGACTCGGAACAGCTAAACGCGTTAAAATCGACAAAGAAACCACCACCATCGTTGACGGTGCAGGTTCTGTTGAAGATATTAAAACACGTGTGCGCAGAATTGAAGCTCAGGCTAATGATTCTACTTCTGACTACGATCGCGAAAAATTACAGGAACGTCTCGCCAAACTTGTCGGCGGTGTTGCAGTAATTAAAGTCGGCGCAGCAACTGAAATCGAAATGAAAGAAAAGAAAGCTCGCGTTGAAGATGCTCTTAACGCAACCCGCGCAGCTGTCGAAGAAGGCATCGTAGCAGGTGGCGGAACCGCTCTTGTTCGTTGCGCTAAAGTTCTCGACGACCTTAAATCCGGTAACGATGATGAACACGCAGGTATCGGTATAATCCGTCGCGCAGTTCAGCAGCCTCTTCGCATGATCGCTGAAAACGCAGGCTATGAAGGTTCTATCGTTGTTGAAAAAGTTGCTGAAGGCAAAGACGGCTTTGGTTTCAACGCAGCAACCGGCGTATACGAAGACCTCATCAAAGCCGGTGTAATCGATCCTAAAAAGGTTACCCGTATTGCTCTCCAGAATGCAGCATCTGTTTCCAGCCTTCTGCTGACAACTGAATGCTCCATCTCCGACGCTGTTGAAGACGAAGAATAA
- a CDS encoding MATE family efflux transporter — protein MLSRWNQPFGYKDVLKISLPLAVSMASTTLMQITDRIFLGRYSVEAIAAALPAGILAFLFISFFMGVASYINVFIAQYTGAARPDKVATSLWQGIYFSLIAWSVLVVLGHFLTPLLVLGGHPPDVLVLETQYFRILMFGAGLPVLDTALSSFYSGRGLTRTVMLVNMFGALVNIPLDYALINGFWIFPEMGIRGAAIATVVSWCVVIGLYCPLIFNSKNEKKYGIISNFKFAPDLFRRFIRFGISNGMQFFLDIFAVTFFVYMVGRLGTIILAASNIALSIDGISFFPAYGISVGVSTLVGQALGQNRPDYAKRATTCAFHITCVWMGFMGLIYFLMPDTLISLFRPHEISDAQFAEVLVHGRVFLLFMVAYILFDGLVLVYSGALKGAGDVVFVMKAVGFFCVMLMVIPCYLGVEVFNAGPNFLWTIFTAYVVVLSLVFYTRFKGGKWQRMRVIE, from the coding sequence ATGCTTTCTCGGTGGAATCAGCCTTTCGGCTACAAAGATGTTTTGAAAATCAGCTTGCCGCTTGCCGTAAGTATGGCCTCAACCACACTTATGCAGATAACTGACAGGATCTTCCTAGGCCGGTATTCTGTAGAAGCAATTGCCGCCGCGCTTCCAGCCGGGATTCTCGCATTTTTATTCATATCTTTTTTTATGGGTGTTGCCAGTTATATTAACGTTTTTATCGCCCAATATACCGGGGCCGCGCGACCTGATAAAGTAGCAACCAGCCTCTGGCAGGGGATATATTTTTCTTTAATCGCATGGTCAGTTCTAGTTGTCCTTGGACATTTTCTAACACCGTTACTTGTTCTCGGCGGTCATCCGCCAGACGTACTTGTGCTGGAAACGCAGTATTTTAGAATTTTGATGTTCGGAGCCGGCTTGCCGGTGCTTGATACCGCACTCTCCAGTTTTTACTCCGGTCGCGGTTTAACCAGAACTGTTATGCTCGTAAATATGTTTGGCGCACTGGTTAATATACCGCTGGATTATGCTCTGATCAATGGATTCTGGATATTCCCTGAAATGGGCATAAGGGGGGCCGCAATAGCAACCGTTGTATCATGGTGCGTAGTGATAGGACTTTATTGCCCACTGATTTTTAATAGTAAGAATGAAAAAAAATACGGGATTATAAGTAATTTTAAATTTGCTCCCGATCTTTTTCGCCGATTTATCAGGTTTGGAATATCAAACGGAATGCAATTTTTTCTGGATATATTTGCTGTAACCTTTTTTGTGTATATGGTCGGCAGACTTGGAACTATTATCCTCGCGGCCAGTAATATTGCATTATCAATTGATGGTATTTCATTTTTTCCTGCATATGGAATTTCCGTTGGAGTCAGCACTCTTGTCGGGCAGGCATTAGGACAGAATCGCCCGGATTATGCGAAAAGAGCTACAACTTGCGCTTTTCATATTACATGCGTCTGGATGGGGTTTATGGGACTTATTTATTTTTTGATGCCCGATACTCTTATCAGTTTGTTCCGTCCGCATGAAATAAGTGATGCCCAGTTTGCTGAAGTTCTGGTGCACGGTAGAGTTTTTCTGCTGTTTATGGTGGCATACATCTTATTTGACGGGCTTGTACTTGTTTACTCAGGGGCGCTCAAAGGAGCAGGAGACGTTGTCTTTGTCATGAAGGCTGTAGGTTTCTTCTGTGTAATGCTGATGGTTATACCTTGCTACCTCGGCGTTGAGGTCTTTAATGCCGGACCTAATTTTCTATGGACAATTTTTACTGCCTATGTGGTTGTGCTCAGCTTGGTATTTTATACCCGCTTCAAAGGCGGAAAGTGGCAACGCATGAGGGTTATAGAATAG
- a CDS encoding glycosyltransferase: MSGSNVRIDLHVHSKYSTRPSQWLLQKLGCPESFTEPLKIYERALDRSMNMVTITDHNTINGSLEIAHLDNAFISEEITTYFPEDRCKLHVLAYDITETHHLEFQKIRENVFDLVKYLREQNIVHVLAHPLFAVNERLTVENFEKALLMFNVLELNGTRDELQNTALKTITENLTPQKILQLSDKYSIEPYGDRPWVKHLTGGSDDHSGLNIARVYTEILEADNLQEMLNAVSEGRTIIQGNPATPHTMAHNLYGIAYQFYKSQFNIDDFKRSADCFQFIDNALDPGEKEDPTLLNKLQSFIYRRKSRKYFETSDSVQAALLREANKIVANDRRAQKVCSGLKTKPEELEEEWFRFVGNATDKVLSGLGDKIVKSALGANIFDIFHTVGAAGSLYALLSPYFLSYGLFAREQDFARKCLVAFKQKDPLGSETKIAHFTDTFSEVNGVALTLQNQLDVARKHHKKLTVISCGCAGITDQVASFAPAGQFDFPEYPELSFTYPPFLRMLSHCLEKNYNLLHLATPGPVGLAGLAIAKLLKLPVHGTYHTSFPQYVRAFTDDTGLEDMAWKFMIWFYNQLDTVFVPSEATGDELIEKGVSADKIKIYPRGVDIGRFTPEKRNGFFSGKFKVKEAVKLLYVGRVSLEKNLDVLTEAFKTISPIRPELHLVIVGDGPYLAEMRNELSGCPVTFTGYLDGDDLAQAYASSDVFVFPSATDTFGNVVLEAQASGLPVIVTNFGGPCENLIVDKTGLIVDAGNPDALARAILRLADHPELLQYMKRSARTYTENRSFDSEFLKTWTMYEEHSKVEAVH, translated from the coding sequence ATGAGCGGTTCAAATGTCAGGATAGACCTGCATGTTCATTCTAAATATTCAACAAGACCGTCGCAATGGCTTTTGCAAAAGCTCGGGTGTCCTGAAAGTTTTACTGAGCCTCTTAAAATTTATGAAAGAGCCTTAGACCGATCCATGAATATGGTAACTATTACGGATCATAATACCATAAACGGGAGTCTTGAAATTGCTCATTTGGATAATGCTTTTATCAGTGAAGAAATTACGACATATTTTCCTGAAGATAGATGTAAGCTTCATGTTTTGGCTTACGACATTACAGAAACACATCATCTTGAATTTCAAAAAATTAGAGAAAATGTTTTTGATCTAGTCAAATATTTACGTGAGCAGAATATTGTTCATGTTCTTGCGCACCCTCTGTTTGCGGTAAACGAACGGCTAACTGTTGAGAACTTTGAAAAAGCTCTGTTGATGTTCAATGTGCTGGAGCTGAACGGAACCCGCGATGAATTACAAAACACTGCTCTGAAAACCATTACAGAAAATTTGACCCCGCAGAAGATTCTACAGCTTTCGGATAAATATTCAATTGAGCCTTATGGTGACAGGCCGTGGGTGAAACATTTAACCGGAGGATCTGATGATCATTCCGGACTGAATATTGCCAGAGTCTATACTGAAATTCTGGAAGCAGATAATCTGCAGGAGATGCTCAACGCTGTGTCTGAGGGACGCACTATTATTCAGGGTAATCCTGCAACTCCGCACACTATGGCCCATAATCTTTATGGAATAGCATACCAGTTTTATAAAAGTCAGTTTAATATTGATGACTTTAAACGGTCGGCAGATTGTTTTCAGTTTATAGATAATGCACTTGATCCGGGTGAAAAAGAAGACCCGACTCTTTTAAATAAACTTCAGAGTTTTATATATAGACGTAAGTCTCGCAAATACTTCGAAACATCTGATTCTGTGCAGGCCGCCTTGCTCAGGGAAGCAAATAAGATTGTAGCGAATGACCGCAGGGCACAAAAAGTTTGCAGCGGCTTGAAAACTAAACCTGAAGAGCTGGAAGAAGAATGGTTTCGTTTTGTAGGTAATGCAACGGATAAAGTTCTTTCCGGTCTTGGTGATAAGATAGTAAAAAGTGCACTCGGCGCAAACATATTTGATATTTTCCATACTGTAGGTGCTGCCGGATCACTTTATGCTCTGCTGTCACCGTACTTTCTGTCATATGGATTGTTTGCAAGAGAACAGGATTTTGCAAGGAAATGTCTGGTTGCATTTAAACAAAAAGATCCACTTGGGAGTGAAACAAAAATCGCCCACTTTACAGACACTTTCAGTGAAGTGAACGGGGTTGCCCTCACCTTGCAAAATCAGCTTGATGTCGCTCGCAAGCACCATAAAAAATTGACGGTTATATCATGTGGCTGTGCAGGTATAACAGATCAGGTCGCCAGTTTTGCCCCTGCCGGTCAATTTGACTTTCCAGAATATCCGGAACTGTCTTTCACTTATCCACCGTTTTTAAGAATGTTATCACATTGTCTGGAAAAGAATTATAACCTGCTCCATTTGGCCACACCCGGGCCTGTCGGGCTGGCGGGGCTGGCCATTGCCAAGCTCTTGAAACTTCCGGTTCATGGTACTTATCACACTTCTTTTCCGCAATATGTAAGGGCCTTCACAGATGACACCGGACTTGAAGATATGGCCTGGAAGTTTATGATCTGGTTTTATAATCAGCTTGATACTGTTTTTGTCCCTTCCGAAGCAACCGGAGATGAGTTGATCGAAAAGGGCGTCAGTGCGGATAAAATTAAGATATATCCGCGCGGAGTTGATATAGGGCGTTTTACTCCTGAGAAAAGAAACGGCTTTTTCAGTGGTAAGTTTAAAGTGAAGGAAGCTGTGAAACTTCTCTATGTGGGCAGAGTTTCGCTGGAAAAAAATCTTGATGTACTGACTGAAGCTTTTAAAACCATTTCTCCGATCCGTCCGGAACTTCATCTTGTTATAGTCGGTGACGGTCCATACCTTGCTGAAATGCGAAATGAGTTATCCGGTTGTCCTGTAACTTTTACAGGATATTTAGACGGGGATGACCTTGCACAGGCTTATGCCAGTTCTGATGTATTCGTATTTCCCTCTGCAACAGATACTTTCGGTAATGTTGTTCTGGAGGCTCAGGCTTCGGGGCTTCCTGTCATCGTGACTAATTTCGGTGGCCCCTGTGAAAATTTAATTGTGGATAAAACAGGACTTATCGTTGATGCCGGTAATCCTGACGCGCTTGCCAGAGCTATTTTGAGGCTGGCGGATCATCCTGAACTTTTACAGTACATGAAGCGCAGCGCGCGAACATATACCGAGAACAGATCGTTCGACAGTGAGTTCTTAAAAACGTGGACAATGTACGAGGAGCACTCAAAGGTTGAAGCTGTCCATTAG
- a CDS encoding AIR synthase-related protein, with protein MLWRVEVGLKKNVRDVHGNKVSRKIREELGIEAGEVRTIKVYTVEGLEKADIEKVLELGVLHDPVLHTPSLTPLAADFAWNLEVGFRPGVTDNEGRTAKESLVLVLKPEDSAKVKVYTSTQYIFTEKLPKEQIASIAKDLLANELIQRYEIRSAEEWEKSPGFEAKAAQVTGKASEEVAVIDLLAMSDDEMMAFSRANTLAMSIEEFHCIRDYYSDPEVIAEREKMGIGANPTDAELEALAQTWSEHCKHKIFSSKIEYENKETGVSSTVDSLYKTCIQNTTKEIRKEKGDDDFCLSVFKDNAGVIKFNDKLNVCVKMETHNSPSALDPYGGALTGIVGVNRDPMGTGLGANLLCNTDVFCFASPFHEGELPPRLLHPRRVLEGVREGVEHGGNKSGVPTVNGSIVFDERYLGKPLVYCGTVGTMPVKVAGRLSHEKKAQVGDIIVMTGGRIGKDGIHGATFSSEELHEGSPATAVQIGDPITQRKMYDCLMRARDTGLYNAITDNGAGGLSSSVGEMAEDTGGCDLDLAKAPLKYDGLKPWEILVSEAQERMTLAVPPEKLDEFMALAKEMDVEATALGTYTDSGIYNIRYGDKHVAALRMDFLHDGVPQMKLKAVWDRPVVEFKGEPEVADHTALLKDMLGRLNICSKEYVIRQYDHEVQGRSVVKPLVGEKQDGPADAGVLRPDLDSDKGLVVSHGICPKFSDLDTYWMMANAIDEAIRNAVAVGGDIHHMAGVDNFCWCDPVQSETTPDGHYKLAQLVRANQALSHFSRAFGVPCISGKDSMKNDYKGGGVKISIPPTVLFSAIGIVPDVNKCVTSDFKNPGDFVYVLGMTRNELGGSEVSSQLGFIHPSVPHVEALTALKRYETVQEAMNQGLISACHDLSDGGLGVALAEMSIGGRIGLEADLCSVPREYGMSTLAILYSESASRFVVTVSPDKAQKFEALFEGQIFARIGMTTGLNTFGLAEGTTGIVRSKIELLADAFKGTLDW; from the coding sequence ATGCTCTGGCGGGTTGAGGTTGGTCTTAAAAAGAATGTCCGGGATGTTCACGGGAATAAAGTTTCCCGTAAAATCCGGGAAGAGCTTGGCATAGAAGCCGGTGAAGTCCGGACCATTAAAGTATATACTGTTGAAGGTCTTGAAAAAGCCGATATTGAGAAGGTTTTGGAACTTGGAGTGTTGCACGATCCAGTGCTGCATACTCCGTCCCTTACACCGCTTGCAGCAGACTTTGCCTGGAATCTTGAAGTTGGATTCCGTCCCGGCGTAACTGATAACGAAGGACGGACTGCAAAAGAATCTTTGGTTTTGGTTCTAAAACCTGAAGATTCCGCAAAGGTGAAAGTTTACACCTCTACACAGTACATCTTCACAGAGAAGCTTCCGAAAGAGCAGATTGCATCAATAGCAAAAGATCTTTTAGCTAATGAACTCATTCAGCGTTATGAAATTCGTTCGGCTGAAGAATGGGAGAAATCTCCTGGTTTCGAAGCTAAAGCGGCACAGGTTACCGGTAAAGCCAGTGAAGAGGTTGCTGTAATTGATCTGCTTGCAATGAGTGATGATGAAATGATGGCGTTCAGCCGTGCAAATACGCTTGCTATGAGTATTGAAGAATTTCATTGCATCCGCGATTATTACTCTGATCCTGAAGTCATTGCAGAACGTGAAAAAATGGGAATCGGCGCGAATCCCACAGATGCAGAGCTTGAAGCCCTTGCACAGACATGGTCAGAGCACTGCAAACACAAAATTTTCAGTTCTAAAATTGAATATGAAAACAAAGAGACCGGAGTTTCTTCCACCGTAGACAGTCTCTATAAAACCTGCATTCAGAATACCACCAAGGAAATCCGTAAAGAAAAAGGCGACGACGATTTTTGTCTGTCTGTTTTCAAGGATAATGCCGGGGTTATCAAATTTAATGATAAGCTGAATGTTTGCGTTAAGATGGAAACTCATAACAGTCCTTCCGCTCTTGACCCTTACGGCGGAGCTCTTACCGGAATCGTCGGTGTTAACCGCGATCCTATGGGAACCGGACTGGGTGCAAACCTGCTTTGTAATACCGATGTTTTCTGTTTTGCTTCCCCTTTTCATGAAGGAGAGCTTCCTCCGCGTCTACTTCATCCTCGCAGAGTCCTTGAAGGCGTTCGCGAAGGTGTTGAGCACGGTGGTAATAAATCCGGTGTGCCTACTGTTAACGGCTCTATTGTTTTCGATGAAAGATATCTTGGTAAACCTCTTGTTTATTGCGGTACTGTCGGAACGATGCCTGTTAAAGTAGCCGGACGCTTGAGTCATGAAAAGAAAGCTCAGGTCGGCGATATTATCGTTATGACCGGTGGTCGTATCGGTAAAGACGGAATTCACGGCGCAACTTTCTCTTCCGAAGAATTGCACGAAGGTTCGCCTGCAACTGCCGTTCAGATCGGTGACCCTATCACTCAGCGTAAGATGTATGATTGTCTCATGCGCGCCCGTGATACCGGACTATACAACGCTATTACTGATAACGGAGCAGGCGGTCTGTCATCTTCCGTCGGTGAAATGGCCGAAGATACAGGCGGTTGCGATCTCGATCTCGCTAAGGCTCCGCTTAAATATGACGGTCTTAAACCTTGGGAAATTCTTGTTTCCGAAGCTCAGGAACGTATGACTTTGGCTGTTCCTCCTGAAAAGCTGGATGAGTTCATGGCTCTTGCAAAGGAAATGGATGTTGAAGCAACTGCGCTCGGAACATACACCGACAGCGGTATCTACAATATCAGATACGGCGATAAACATGTTGCCGCTTTGCGTATGGACTTCCTGCATGACGGTGTTCCTCAGATGAAGCTTAAAGCTGTCTGGGACCGCCCGGTTGTTGAATTCAAAGGTGAGCCTGAAGTCGCAGACCACACTGCCTTGCTTAAAGATATGCTCGGCAGACTCAATATATGCAGTAAAGAATATGTTATCCGCCAATATGATCATGAGGTTCAGGGACGCAGTGTCGTCAAACCTCTGGTTGGTGAGAAACAGGACGGTCCGGCTGATGCCGGTGTACTGAGACCTGATCTTGATTCTGACAAGGGACTTGTCGTCTCTCACGGAATCTGCCCTAAATTCAGCGACCTCGATACATATTGGATGATGGCTAACGCCATTGATGAAGCTATCAGAAATGCTGTAGCTGTCGGCGGAGATATTCATCACATGGCCGGAGTTGACAACTTCTGCTGGTGTGACCCCGTTCAGTCTGAAACAACACCTGACGGACATTACAAACTTGCTCAGCTGGTCAGAGCCAATCAGGCTCTTTCCCACTTCAGCCGTGCATTCGGAGTACCTTGTATCTCCGGTAAAGATTCAATGAAAAATGACTATAAAGGCGGAGGCGTGAAAATCTCTATTCCTCCGACGGTCCTTTTTTCAGCAATCGGAATTGTACCTGATGTGAATAAGTGCGTTACCTCAGATTTCAAGAATCCCGGTGACTTTGTATATGTTCTCGGTATGACCAGAAACGAACTCGGCGGCTCCGAAGTTTCATCACAGCTTGGATTTATTCATCCGTCTGTTCCGCATGTTGAAGCTCTTACCGCTCTTAAACGTTATGAAACAGTTCAGGAAGCTATGAATCAGGGACTTATTTCAGCCTGTCATGACCTCTCTGACGGCGGGCTCGGAGTTGCGCTGGCAGAGATGTCAATCGGCGGCAGAATCGGCTTAGAAGCTGACCTCTGTTCTGTTCCGCGCGAATACGGCATGAGCACTCTGGCTATTCTTTACAGTGAATCAGCAAGTAGATTTGTTGTAACTGTATCGCCTGATAAAGCTCAGAAGTTTGAAGCTTTGTTCGAAGGACAGATCTTTGCACGTATCGGTATGACAACCGGCCTCAATACCTTCGGCCTTGCAGAGGGAACAACCGGAATTGTCAGAAGCAAAATTGAACTTCTTGCTGATGCTTTTAAAGGCACACTCGACTGGTAG
- the cbiM gene encoding cobalt transporter CbiM → MHISEGVLSIPVLATGAAVTAVGLVIGLKKMDSEKLVTVALLSSVFFVASLVHIPIGPSSAHLILNGLIGLVLGWAAFPAIFIGLLLQAILFQYGGLTVIGVNTATMALPAVLCHYLFRSMLTRGGRSMGIGSFMCGALSIGLSAVLTSFALSFTDDSFIGAAQIIIYAHIPIMIIEGFICLFTYSFIYKVRPEMLMITQEQA, encoded by the coding sequence ATGCATATTTCAGAGGGAGTCCTCTCGATTCCTGTGCTTGCTACAGGTGCTGCGGTGACCGCCGTGGGATTAGTTATCGGGCTCAAAAAAATGGATTCAGAGAAATTAGTTACAGTTGCTCTCCTTTCTTCTGTTTTCTTTGTTGCATCACTCGTTCATATTCCTATCGGACCTTCAAGCGCACATCTCATTTTAAACGGTCTCATCGGACTGGTTCTGGGGTGGGCCGCTTTTCCTGCGATATTTATAGGACTGCTATTGCAAGCGATCCTTTTTCAGTACGGCGGACTTACAGTAATCGGAGTAAATACCGCGACAATGGCCTTGCCTGCGGTTCTCTGCCACTACCTGTTCCGCTCAATGCTAACTAGAGGCGGCAGAAGCATGGGCATCGGCTCTTTCATGTGCGGAGCACTTTCAATAGGTCTTTCAGCTGTCTTAACTTCATTTGCATTATCCTTCACTGATGACAGTTTCATCGGAGCGGCTCAGATTATAATCTATGCACATATTCCGATTATGATTATCGAAGGATTTATCTGCCTGTTTACTTACAGCTTCATATATAAAGTACGGCCTGAAATGCTGATGATCACTCAGGAACAGGCTTAG
- a CDS encoding co-chaperone GroES, whose amino-acid sequence MTLKPLQDRVLIKRLESEQKTAGGIIIPDSAKEKPMKGVVAAAGPGKDKAPMSVKEGDVVLFAKYAGNELSIDGEDFIIMREEEILAVVE is encoded by the coding sequence ATGACTCTCAAACCATTGCAGGATCGCGTACTCATTAAACGTCTGGAAAGTGAACAGAAAACAGCCGGTGGCATTATCATTCCCGATTCCGCCAAAGAAAAACCTATGAAGGGTGTTGTTGCTGCAGCCGGTCCCGGTAAAGACAAAGCTCCTATGTCCGTTAAAGAAGGTGACGTTGTGCTCTTCGCTAAATATGCAGGCAACGAACTTTCTATTGATGGTGAAGATTTCATCATTATGCGCGAAGAAGAAATTCTCGCAGTTGTTGAATAA